One Triticum dicoccoides isolate Atlit2015 ecotype Zavitan chromosome 5B, WEW_v2.0, whole genome shotgun sequence genomic window carries:
- the LOC119305533 gene encoding glutathione S-transferase U17-like, with amino-acid sequence MSEPVVVVGGWASPFVSRVCIALRLKGVEYEFLQEAVGRKSELLLRSNPVYKKMPVLLHGGRPVCESLVILQYVDEAFSAAGKPILPADPYHCAVHRFWAEYADSKLHSPLRTLRGMVGGDKADAAEQVSAALRQLEEAFVECSCGKPYFGGDDVGFLDIVVGSYIGWFGAAERIAGLPVLDEARTPRLAAWAVRFCAHEAVGDLVPDAARLVEFGEVLRAALAANASSRP; translated from the exons atgtcggAGCCGGTGGTGGTCGTGGGCGGGTGGGCGAGCCCGTTCGTGTCGCGAGTGTGCATCGCGCTCAGGCTCAAGGGCGTGGAGTACGAGTTCCTCCAGGAAGCGGTGGGCAGGAAGAGCGAGCTGCTGCTCAGGTCCAACCCCGTGTACAAGAAGATGCCCGTGCTCCTCCACGGCGGTCGCCCCGTCTGCGAGTCCCTGGTAATCCTGCAGTACGTCGACGAAGCTTTCTCCGCCGCCGGGAAGCCCATCCTTCCGGCCGACCCCTACCACTGCGCCGTCCACCGGTTCTGGGCAGAGTATGCCGACTCCAAG CTCCATTCACCACTTCGGACATTGAGAGGTATGGTCGGCGGCGACAAGGCTGATGCCGCGGAGCAGGTGTCCGCCGCGCTCCGGCAGCTGGAGGAGGCCTTCGTGGAGTGCAGCTGCGGGAAGCCCTACTTCGGTGGGGATGACGTCGGCTTCCTGGACATCGTCGTTGGCTCCTACATCGGGTGGTTCGGAGCCGCGGAGAGGATCGCTGGGCTTCCCGTCCTCGACGAGGCCAGAACGCCGCGGCTAGCGGCCTGGGCGGTGCGGTTCTGCGCGCACGAAGCCGTCGGGGACCTCGTGCCCGACGCCGCCAGGCTCGTTGAGTTCGGAGAGGTGCTCCGCGCGGCGCTGGCGGCCAACGCTTCCTCCCGGCCGTGA